A stretch of DNA from Methylobacterium sp. CB376:
GGCGTGATCGACTGGGCGCGCGACCACACGGTCTCGACGCTGTTCTCGTGCCTCGCGGCCCACGCGGCGGTGCTGCACCTCGACGGCATCGCCCGGCGGCGCATGGCGCGCAAGCGCTCCGGGATCTTCGCCTGCCGGCCGGTGGCGGCCCACCCGCTCCTCGCCGGGATGCCCGCGGTGCTGCCGGTGCCGCATTCCCGCTGGAACGACCTCGCCGAGGCGGATCTCGCCGCGTCCGGCTACCACGTGCTGACGCGCTCGGACGAGGCGGGGGTCGACCTGTTCGTGAAGCCCGAGCGCAGCCTGCTGGTCTTCCTGCAGGGCCACCCCGAATACGACCCGGACAGCCTCGCCCGCGAGTACCGGCGCGACCTCAAGCGCTTCGGGCGCGGCGAGCGGGCCGAGCCCCCGGACCGCCCCGTCCACTACTTCGACCCTGAGATCGAGGCGGCGCTCGACGACCACGCCCGGGGCGGGTGGGCGGGGAGCCGTCCTGCGCGCCGCCCGCCGCGCCGGCCTGGCCGCCGGTGGCCGCGCAGCTGTTCCGGAACTGGCTCTCCCTCGTGGCGACCCGCCGGGGCGCCCGGGCCGGCGCCGCGGCGGCGCCGTGACCGTCCGGCCACCCGCCCGGCTCGCCCGGCTGCTCACCGGCTCGGCGGCCCTCGCGGCCATCCGCCTCGGCGGCGCGGGCTTCGGCTTCGTCGCCCAGGCCTTCCTCGCCCGTTTCGTGGGCGCCCACGACCTCGGCCTGTTCTACGCGGCGACGAGCCTCGCGATCGTGGCCGGTCTCCTCGCGACCCAGGGCTACACGCAGATCGCCTCGCGCTTCGCGGCCCGCTACCGGTCGCCGGCCCGCCGGCGCCTGTTCGCCGCCTTCGTGGCGACGGCGCGCCGGGACAGCCTCGCGGCCGCCGCCCTGTTCTCGGGGCTGATCGCCGGGGCGAGCCTGCTCGCGCCGGGCCTCGACGCCACGACGCGCCATTGCGGGCTGCTGGCGGGCCTGCTCGTCCTGGCGACGACGAGCCTGACCCTGTTCACCAATCTCGCCGGCGCGATCCGGCTGTTCGGCCTGTGCTACGTGCCCGAGGGGATCGTGCGGCCGGCCGTCTTCCTGGTCCTCGTGGTCGGGCTGCGCCTCGCCTGGCCGGGAGCGACGGGCGACGCCGTCACGGCCCTGTTCACGGGACTGACCGTCCTGATCGCCGTGGTGCAGCTCCGGCTGCTCCTGCCCCACCTGCCGCCCCGGCGCGCGCCGGGACGGAGCGCGCGCCGGCTCAGGCGGCGCTGGCGGCGCGAGGCGCATTCCCTGATGCTGCTCTCGATCTACACCAACATCTTCGCGGATCTCGGCATCCTCTGCGTGACGCCGTTCCTGCCGAAGGCCGAGGTGGCGGTGTTCGGCCTCTGCCTCAAGCTCGCGCTCCTGGTCGGCTACGTCGTCCAGGTGACGCAGCAGATGGCGGTGCCGGACCTCGCCGATGCCCGCCGGGCGGGCGACCACGCGGCGATGCGCCGGATCGTGTGCCGCTCGCTCGCCCTGCCCGGCGCCGCGACGCTGGCGGCCCTCGCCGCGGTCCTGGTCGCGGGCGCGCCGCTCCTCTCGCTGTTCGGCCCCGAATTCCCGCACGGCGCCGCGGCGCTCGCCATCCTGGTCGGCAGCCAGCTCCTGCGCGCCCTCGCCGGACCGAGCGCCCACCTGGTGACCCTCACGGGCGCGCAGGGGCTCAACGCGCGGCTCTGCGTTCTCGCCCTGCTGGTCCTGGTGGCGGCCAATCTCGCGCTGACGCCCGCCTTCGGCGTGACCGGCGCCGCCGGCGCGGTCCTCGCGAGCTACGCCGCCTGGATCCTCGCCACCGCGCTCGTCCTGCGCCGGCTCGGGGAGATCCGCACCGACGCGCTCTCGCTCCTGCCGGGCGCGCGGAGGGCCGCGCCGACGCGGGAGGGAGCCCGGGGCCGCGCCGTCCTGAGCGGGGGGTGAGGGCCGGACGCGCCCGCGCGGCCGGCACCTCCGGGCGCGGCGCGCCGCCGCGCGCCGGGGACAGCGGATCACGCCCGCCCTTGCCAGCCGGCCGCGCCTGCCTCACGCAGGGGCCGAGGCCGCCGGTCCGGCGGCGGGGAGGGACGGTGATGAAGGCGCTCCTGTGCAAGACGCTCGGCGGGCCGGAGGATCTGGTCATCGCGGATCTGCCGGATCCCGTGCCGGGGCCGGGCGAGGTGCGCGTCCGGGTGACCGTGGCGGCCCTGAACTTCTTCGACACGCTGATCATCGCCGGCCGCTACCAGGTCAAGCCGGACCTGCCCTTCTCGCCGGGCGCGGAGGCCGCCGGGATCGTCGAGGCGATCGGGCCGGGCGTCGAGGGCCTGCGGGTCGGCGAGCGCGTCATCGCCCATCTCGGCCACGGCACCTGCCGGGAGACGATCCTGGCCCGCCGCGAGGCCCTGAGCCCCATCCCCGACGGGGTCGGCGACGAGCAGGCCGCGGGCCTCACGGTCACCTACGGCACCTCCCTGCATGCCCTGCAGGACCGCGCCGCCCTGCGGGCGGGCGAGACCCTCGTCGTCCTCGGGGCCTCCGGCGGGGTCGGGCTCGCGGCGGTCGAGCTCGGCCACGCCATGGGCGCGCGCGTCATCGCCTGCGCCTCCTCGGCGGACAAGCTGGAGGCGGCCAGGGCCCACGGCGCCGACCTCGTCCTCGACTATTCCGAGGAGAACCTGCGCGAGGGCCTGCGCCGGCTCGGCGGCGCGGCCGGGATCGACGTGGTCTACGATCCCGTCGGCGGCGACTTCTCGGAGCCGGCCCTGCGCTCCCTCAACTGGAAGGGCCGGTTCCTGGTGATCGGGTTCGCGGCCGGGCCGATCCCCAAGATCCCGCTCAACCTCGTGCTCCTCAAGGGCATCGACGTGCAGGGCGTGCACTGGGGCGCCTTCGTGAGGAACGAGCCCGAGGCCCACGCCCGCAACCAGGCCCGCCTCCTCGCCCTGGTGGCCGAGGGCCGCCTCACCGCGAAGGTGCACGGCGTCTACCCGCTGGAGCGCGCCGCGGAAGCCCTAGGCGTGCTCTCGCGCCGCGAGGCGGTCGGCAAGGTGCTGCTGCGACCCTGAGCGGGCGCCCGCGCGGCGTCCGGCCGGGCCCCGCGCGGGCCCCGCGCCGCGCGGCTGCCGCCGGGCCGTCGCGGCGATGCGCCGCGGCGCTTCGGGACTTTCGGAAATTCCTGAAATGGCGAGATAGGACGCAGGTGTCGGCCTCGAACGGGGATACGTCATGCTGTCGACCTTGGACGCCCTGCTGCTCGCCCGGATCCAGTTCGGGTTCACGGTGGCGTTCCACATCATCTTCCCGGCCTTCTCGATCGGGCTCGCGAGCTACCTCGCCGTGCTCGAAGGCCTCTGGCTCGCCACCGGGCGCTCCGTCTACCTCGACCTCTTCAAGTACTGGGTGAAGATCTTCGCCGTCGCCTTCGCGATGGGCGTCGTCTCGGGGCTGGTCATGTCGTACCAGTTCGGGACGAACTGGTCGGTCTTCTCGGACAAGGCCGGGCCGGTGCTGGGGCCGCTGATGGCCTACGAGGTGCTGTCGGCCTTCTTCCTGGAGGCGGGCTTCCTCGGCGTGATGCTGTTCGGGATGAGCAAGGTCGGGCCGCGCCTGCACTTCCTGGCGACGCTGGCGGTGGCGGTCGGCACCTTCTTCTCGGCCTTCTGGATCCTGTCGGTGAATTCCTGGATGCAGACGCCGCAGGGCTACGGCAGCAACGCGGCCGGCCAGCTGATCCCGCTGGATTGGTGGGCGATCATCTTCAACCCGTCCTTCCCGTACCGGCTCGTGCACATGGTGCTGGCCGCCTACCTGACCACCGCCCTGGTGGTCGGGGCGGTGGGCGCCTGGCACCTGCTGCGCGACTGCCGCCGCGCCGTCGGCGGCCCGAGCGAGGGCGCCCGCACCATGTTCTCGATGGCGATGTGGATGGCGGCCCTGGTGGCGCCGGTCCAGATCGCGGCGGGCGACGCGCACGGGCTCAACACGCTGGAGCACCAGCCCGCCAAGGTGATGGCGATGGAGGGCCATTTCGAGAGCCACCCGGCCGGCGCTCCCCTGATCCTGTTCGGCCTGCCGAACCAGGCGGCGGGCCGCGTCGACTACGCCTTGGAGATCCCGCGGCTCTCCTCGCTCATCCTCAAGCACGATCTCGACGCGCCGCTGAAGGGCCTCGACACGGTGCCGCGCGAGAACTGGCCGCCGGTCCCGGTGGTGTTCTGGTCCTTCCGGGTGATGGTGGGGCTCGGCTTCCTGATCCTGTTCCTCGGCCTGCTCAGCCTGCTCGCGCGGCTGCGCGGCCGGCTCTACGAGTGGCCCCCCCTGCACCGCTTCGCGGTGGCGATGGGGCCGGCGGGCTTCGTCGCCGTGGTGGCGGGCTGGATCACCACCGAGGTCGGCCGCCAGCCCTTCACGGTCTACGGCCTGCTGCGCACGGCCGACTCCGCCTCGCCGCTCTCGGCGCCCGCCGTCGCGGGCTCCCTGATCGCCTTCGTGCTGATCTATTTCGCGGTGTTCTCGATGGGCGTGCTCTACATCCTGCGCCTGATGAGCAAGCCGCCCTCCTACGGCGAGCCCGGCGTCGAGGCCGGCAAGCCGATCCGCACGGCCGGCATCACGCCGGCCCCCTCGGTCGATCCCGACCGCGCCATGCAGCCGGCCGAGTGAGGAGGAATCCGTGGTGGAGCATCTCGACCTGACGGTCGTCTGGGCCTTCGTGATCGCCTTCGCGGTGTTCGCCTACATCGTGATGGACGGGTTCGACCTCGGCATCGGCATCCTGTTCCCGGCCTTCCGGCCGGGCGAGGAGCGCGACACCGCCATGAACTCGGTCGCCCCGGTCTGGGACGGCAACGAGACGTGGCTGGTGCTCGGGGGAGGGGGCCTGTTCGCGGCCTTCCCGCTCGCCTACGCGGTGCTGCTGCCGGCGCTCTACGCGCCGGTCATCGCCATGCTGCTCGGCCTGATCTTCCGGGGCGTCGCCTTCGAGTTCCGCTGGCGCGATCCGGGCCACCGGGCCTTCTGGGACCTCGCCTTCACGGGGGGCTCGCTGGTCGCGGCGCTGGCCCAGGGCATCGCCCTCGGGGCCATGCTCCAGGGCATCGCGGTCGAGGGCCGCGCCTATGCGGGCGGCTGGTGGGACTGGCTGTCGCCCTTCAGCCTCCTGGTCGGGCTCGGCCTCCTCTGCGGCTACGCCCTGCTCGGCGCCACTTGGCTGGTGATGCGCACGCGGGGGCCGCTGCAGGAGCGGGCGCGCCGCCTCTCGGCCCGGCTCGGCGCCGCCACCATCGCGGCGATCTTCCTGGTCAGCGCGGTGACGCCGTTCCTGGAGGGCCAGTACTGGCAGCGCTGGTTCGCGATGCCGCACGTGCTCCTGACCGCGCAGGTGCCGCTCCTCGTCGGCCTCGCGGCCTTCGCATTCTTCCGCGCCCTGCGGCAGGGGGCGGAGCGGGCGCCCTTCCTGATCGCCCTCGGCCTGTTCCTGCTCTCCTTCGTGGGGCTCGGCATCAGCATCTACCCGGACGTGGTGCCGGGCCGGATCTCGATCTGGGACGCCGCCGCGCCGCGCGCCAGCCAAGTGTTCATGCTGGCCGGGGCCTCCGTGCTGATCCCGATCATCCTGGCCTACACCGCCTACGCGTACTGGGTGTTCCGGGGCAAGGTCGACGCGACGGGGTACCATTGATGGCGGCGCCCCCGACGCGCCGGCGCCGCTCTGGCGCCGGCTCCTCTGGTTCGCCACCCTTTACGGCGCAAGCCTCCTCGCCCTCGGCCTCGTCGCCTCGGTGCTGCGGGCCTGGCTCAGGGCCGGGTGAGGACGCCATGCAGCTGCCGCCCCTCGTCCAGACCTTCGTCCTGCATTTCGGCGAGATGGGCTCGCGCTGGGGCATCAACCGGACGGTGGGCCAGATCTACGCGCTCCTGTTCGTCGCGGAGCGCGCCCTCAACGCCGACGAGATCGTCGAGCGCCTCGGCCTGTCGCGCTCGAACGTCAGCATGGGCCTGAAGGAGCTGCAGGCCTGGAACCTCGTGCGGCTGCTGCACCGGCCGGGCGACCGGCGCGACTACTTCTCGACGCCCGAGGACATCTGGCAGATCGTCCGAACCCTGGTCGAGGAGCGCAAGAAGCGCGAGGTCGACCCGACGCTCACCATGCTGCGCGAGATCCTGATGCAGGAGCCGCGCAGCCCGGAGGAGCGGCACGCGCAAGGACGCCTCGCCGAGATGCACGACCTCTTCGAACTCTTCGCGAACTGGTACGGCGAGGTGCGGCGCCTGGAGACGGAGAGGCTCGTGCAGCTCCTGCGGCTCGGTGCCCGGGTCCAGAAGGTGCTGGAGGCCAAGGACCGCGTGCTCGGCGCGGTGCCGCGCCGCCGCAAGCCCGACCCGGCCTGACCGCTGCGTCATCCGCCATCCGGTTGATGGATTCGCCATCTCCCATGTCGGCCATGCGGATGTCGGTGTCGCTCAGGCGCCGCGCGGGCTGGTGATCCGGGATCCGCGTCGATCGAGCGGATCCCGGATCACGCCGCACCCGCGAAACCCGTGCAGCGCGGGCTTGGCTGTGGCATGATCCGGCCATCCTTCCACGCCTGGATGCGAACGGGCATGTCGCCGATCGAACACGCTTTCTCGGACCCGAACAGCCTCGCGGCGGCCGGCGAGGCCGCGCTCAACGAGGCCCTGAGCCGCCTGCCGCAGGCGGAGCGCGAGGCCTACTGGGCCTCGGTGCGCCGCTGCTACAACGCCCCCTACAACGACGCCCCCGGCAAGGGCTCGGCCCCGCTCCTGGTGCCGGCGCGGCCCGGCGCGGAGATGCGCGCGGGCTGAGCGCGCCGCCCTCGCGCGACCCACGCCCCCTCCGGCCCCGGAGGGGGCTTTTGCCGACGCCCCCTCCGGCCCCGGAGGGGGTTTTCGTTTGCGCGCCCCCGCGCCGGCGCCCGCTGCCAAGCCGCGCCGGATTCGACTGTTTCGCGATTGCGCTTACACCGCGTTAACCATTTTTTAAGCTTTCTGGACGATAACCGGAGCTGTCCAGCCTTCTGGATGTCGAGTGGTCTCTGTCCACTCTGTTTGATGCCTCCCTGTACGACTCATCGCCGCCCTCCGGGGCGGCTTTCTTTTTGTGCCCGGGCCCGCCCCGCCGGCGCGGGAGCCGGGCGGGGTCTCGCGCGTTCCGATTAAGGTTAATCCTTCGTTACCGGGGCGGGACCGCCCGCGCGGCGCTATTGTTGCGACGGTCGGGACCGAGACAGGGCGCTGTCCCGCAGCGGGACGCGCGACGCCGAGGGCGGAGGAGGGATCATGGTCGGGATGGACGTGATGTTTCGGGACCCGCGCGACACCGTGAATTTCGGCGAGACCTTCGTGTCCTCCGAGGCCTTCCGCACCCTGTTCCGGGAGGGCATGACGCTGGTGGAGGAGACCGCGGCCTACCTGGACGGTCCCGGCCGCGACGAGTCGCGGCTGCTGTCGCGGCACGCCGCCCTGACCTACGCGAGCGAGAGCATGCGGCTGACGACGCGGCTGATGCAGATCGCCTCCTGGCTGCTGGTCCAGCGCGCCGTGGCGGAGGGGGAACTGACCCTGAGCGAGGCCCAGCAGGAGAAGACCCGCGTGCGCCTGGGCGCGAGCGAGAGCCAGGACCTGCCGGCCGCGGCCGTCGCGGAGCTGCCGCTGACCCTCCAGGCGCTGATCGGGCACGCGAAGCGGCTCCACGCGCGCATCCGCCACCTCGACAGCCTGATCTCGGACGACCGTCCCACCCCGGCCCCCCGCGAGAGCCCGGTCTTCGCCCAGCAGGACCTCCTGCGCGCCGCCTTCCGCTCGGCGTGACGCGACGCGCGGGGAGGGGCCCGGCCGCCTTCCCGCCGGAACGGCGGCCCAACGAAAAACCCCGGCCGCTGGACCGGGGTTCTCTCGTTCCGGGGGTTCGGCCCGCCCGGACCTTACACCAACGGCTCAGGGTGCCGACGCGTCGGGCCGTTGCTCCATCTCGAATTTTCGATTTCAAGCCAAAGGCTTGGCGAAAATTCGAGAGCACCGCCACCGGTCATGAGAAACGAGCGGTGGGATTACTTCTTGCCGAAGGTCAGGTTGCCGAAGCGCGAGTTGAAGCGCGAGACGCGGCCGCCGCGATCCATCAGCTTCTGCTCGCCGCCGGTCCAGGCCGGGTGGGTGGTCGGGTCGATGTCGAGGTTGAGGGTGTCGCCCTCCTTCCCCCAGGTCGACCGGGTGGTGTACTCGGTGCCGTCCGTCATCACCACCTTGATGAAGTGGTAGTCGGGGTGCTCGGTCGGCTTCTTGGCAGCGGTCTTCGCCATGACGTGTTCCTCGATGCGGCCCACCCGCAAACGCTCCGCTGCGGGCCGCGGCCATTGATCGCGCGTAATCGGATGAGCGGCGGCCTATACCTCACCCGACGGCGCCAAACAAGCGCAGCTACCGGATTCACACACGTCCCATGGCTTCCGACGACACAGCCCGCTCCCGGGCCACGCTTCCCCGGGCCTCTCTCGGCGCGCTGAAACCGCTCATCCCCTTCGCCCTGCGCTACCGCGGCCGCATCGCCGCGGCCCTCGTCGCCCTGGTGGCGGCCGCCGGCGCCACCCTGGTCGTGCCGATCGCGATCCGCCGGGTCGTCGATCTCGGCTTCGCGCACCAGGGTGCCGCGATGATCGACGCCTATTTCGGCGCGCTGATCGGCGTCGTCGGTCTCCTCGCGCTGGCGAGCGCGGGCCGCTACTACTTCGTCGTGACGCTCGGCGAGCGGGTGATCGCGGACCTGCGGGCGGCGGTGTTCGCGCGGCTGACGGTGCTCGACCCCGCCTTCTTCGACCAGGCCCGCAGCGGCGAACTGGTCTCGCGCCTCACGGCCGACGCCGCGCAGGTGAAGTCGGTCTTCGGGGTCTCCCTGTCGATCCTCCTGCGCAACGCCTTCCTGTTCCTGGGCGCGGTCGCCATGATGGTGTGGACGAGCCCGCGCCTCTCGGTCCTGGTCCTGGCCGCGATCCCGGTCATCGTCTTCCCGCTCATCCTCTCGGGGCGGGGCGTGCGGCGCCGCTCGCGGGCCGCGCAGGACCGGCTCGCCGACGCCTCCGCCTACGCGACCGAGGCGGTCGGGGCCGTGCGCACCATGCAGGCCTTCGGGATGGGGCCGGCGACGGCGGCGCGCTTCGCGGCCGCCTCGGAGCAGGCCTTCCTCGCCGCCCGCGGCTCGGCGCGGGCGCGGGCGCTCCTCACCGGCGTCGCCATCTTCCTGGTCTCGGCGAGCGTGGTCGGGGTGCTGTGGTACGGGGCGCAGGGCGTCGCGCGCGGCACGATGACGGCGGGCCAGCTCTCGCAATTCGTCCTCTACGCGGTGTTCGGGGCGAGCGCCCTCGGCCAGCTCTCCGAGGTCTACGGGGAGCTCACCCTGGCGGCCGGCGCCGCCGAGCGCCTGGGCGAGATCCTGCGCACGGAGCCGGCCATCACCGCCCCGGCGGATCCCCTGGCCCTGCCGGAGCCGCCCCGCGGCGAGGTCGCCTTCGAGCGGGTGCGCTTCGCCTACCCGGCGCGGCCGGACCGCAGCGCCCTCCACGACGTCAGCTTCACGGTGGCGCCCGGCGAGCGCGTCGCCATCGTGGGCCCGTCCGGCGCGGGCAAGAGCACGGTGCTGCAGCTGCTCCTGCGCTTCTACGATCCCGATTCGGGACAGGTGCGGGTGGACGGCATCCCGGTGAACCGGGCCGATCCGGACGCGCTGCGGCGGCGCCTGTCCCTGGTGCCGCAGGATCCGACCGTGTTCAGCGGCAGCGTCCTCGACAACATCCGCTACGGCCGCCCGCAGGCCAGCGAGGCCGAGGTGACCGCCGCCGCCGCCCAGGCCCACGCGGACGGGTTCATCCGCGCCCTGCCGGAGGGCTACGCCACGCTGGTGGGCGAGCGGGGCGTCACCCTGTCGGGCGGGCAGCGCCAGCGCATCGCCATCGCCCGGGCGATCCTCAAGGACGCGCCGATCCTGCTCCTCGACGAGGCGACCTCGGCCCTCGACGCGGAGAGCGAGCGCGCGGTCCAGGCGGGCCTCGACGAGCTGATGCGCGGGCGCACCACCCTGGTGATCGCCCACCGCCTCGCGACCATCCGGGCCGCCAACCGGATCCTCGTCCTCGACGACGGCCGCGTGGTGGAAGAGGGCACACACGACGGGCTGCTCGCCCGGGGCGGCCTCTACGCCCAGCTCGCCGCCCTCCAGTTCGGCGATGCCGGGGGAGAGGGCCGGGCGCGGCTCGTGGCGGTGTAGCGGGCGTCGCCCCCCTCGCGCGCTCCCGGCCGCCGCGGGCCCCGCCGCGGTGGACCCTGGCCGGGCCGATGCTTATCTTGGGGGAGCGAGGATGAAGCCTCAACCGCCCGGGCCTTGAACCCGGCTGCCGGAGAGAACCGAATGCCCACCAGTTTCAAGGTGATGTCGCTCACCGAGGCCGCCGCGGAGCGCGTCAGGCGGATCATCGCCGACGCCGACCGCCCGATCGCGGGGATCCGCGTCGGCGTGAAGAACGGCGGCTGCGCCGGGATGAGCTACACGATGGAATACGCCGAGGAGCGCCGCCCGGGCGAGGACGTCGTCGAGGATCGCGGCGTGCGCGTCTTCATCGATCCGAAGGCGGTGCTGTTCCTGCTCGGGACCGAGATGGACTTCCAGACCACGAAGCTGTCGTCGCAGTTCGTGTTCCACAATCCGAATCAGACCTCGGCCTGCGGCTGCGGCGAATCGGTCGCGATCACGCCGGCCAAGCCGGAGGCCCTGCAGGAAGCCGGGGCCTGAGCGGCCCGGACCTCACGCCACCTGCGTGAGGTCCGGCACCGCCGTGTCCACGACGACGCGGTTGCGCCCGCTGCGCTTGGCCGCGAACATGCACTGATCGGCCCGCTCCAGCAGCGACACGGCCGTGTCGCCGGGCCGGTGAGTCGCGACGCCGACCGAGATGGTCACGCGACCGAGCGACTCCCCGCTGGAGCGCTTGACGAGTTCCCGGCCCATGACGCTCGTGCGGATGCGCTCGGCCAGGGCGACGGCGTCGCCCTCGCTGCCGCAGGGCATGATCACGCCGAATTCCTCGCCGCCGAAGCGCGCGATGGTGGCGCGGCCGTCGACCATCTCGCGCATCGTCAGGGCGACGAGGCGCAGGACGCGGTCGCCGGTGAGATGGCCGTAGACGTCGTTGAACCGCTTGAAATGGTCGATGTCGAGGATGATGAGGGCGGTGGGTGCCGCGTTGGCGGCCGCCTCCTCCACCGACTTGCGCAGCACCTGCTCGAACAGCTTGCGATTGCCCAGGCCGGTGAGCGGATCGGTGAGCGATTCGACCCGCACCGCCTCCAGGGTCTCGTGCAGCGCCTGGATCTCCTCGCGGCTCTCGCGCATCCGCGCCTCGAGGGTGCGGTTGTTGGCGGAGACGTCCCGCGTCGCCACGATCAGCGAGGTCACGAGTTCCCGCAGCCGGCCGCGATTGACGGTCGGCGCGACGATGTCCTGGCTGAAGGCCTGCAGCGAGGCGCCGTAGCGGGCGGTGGAGCCGAGCGCCACGTCGAGCATCTCCAGCACCTGCTCCATCTCGCCGAGCAGGCTCGCGCCCGCGCGCTCCGTCTCGATCAGGTGGCGGCGCGGATCGATGTAGGTGTCGTAGAGGATGCTGATCGCGTCGTCGCGCAGGTGGCCGTGCTCCGCCGTCAGGCGCTTCACCGCCTCATTGAGCAGCGGCTGCTGACCGGACACGTAGGTGTACCAGACGGCGTAGCTGCGCGGGCAGGCCGAAGACCCGTAGGCCTTCATGAGCTCCAACGCCCGCTGGCCTATCGCGAAACTCCGGTCCGTGTCGGGTCGGGACACGTCGCTCATCCGGCTCCTCCGTGCACCGCACCGGACCCGAGGTCCGATTGGCCCAGAGGGTCTACGACGCGCGAGTGGAGAGACGGTTAAAGGTCGCGCGATCGGAGACGCGCCGTGCCCGACGTCTTCGTCTACTCCCGCTCCTTGCGCTTCTTCAAAACAACCGGCCGAAGCAGGAAGGCGGGAACATGGGCGCCGAGCCCGATCTCGGCCTCCGGCATTGCGTCGTCTTCGTCGCGGCGGCGGGCGGCGGCGCGGCGCGGATCCTTCGGGCGCTCCTCCGGCCGGGCAGCGCGCGGGCGCTCCTCCGCGCGGGGCGGGCGGGCGCGCTCCTCAGGGCGCGCCTCGCGGCTCCGCTCGGGCCGGCGGCCGCGCTCGCCGCGCTTGGAGCGGCCCTCGCGCTCGCGCGTGCGCCGCTCCCGCGGAGCGCCCTCCTCCTCCTCGGGCAGGGAGGCGAGGTCGCCGTCCGCCCAGGGGATCGGCTGGCCGATCAGCGACTCGATGGCGGCCAGCGCCTTCTCGTCGCCGCGGCCCACCAGCGTGAAGGCGGCGCCGCTGCGCCCGGCCCGCCCGGTGCGCCCGATCCGGTGGACGTAGTCCTCGGCGTGGTGCGGC
This window harbors:
- a CDS encoding NADPH:quinone oxidoreductase family protein translates to MKALLCKTLGGPEDLVIADLPDPVPGPGEVRVRVTVAALNFFDTLIIAGRYQVKPDLPFSPGAEAAGIVEAIGPGVEGLRVGERVIAHLGHGTCRETILARREALSPIPDGVGDEQAAGLTVTYGTSLHALQDRAALRAGETLVVLGASGGVGLAAVELGHAMGARVIACASSADKLEAARAHGADLVLDYSEENLREGLRRLGGAAGIDVVYDPVGGDFSEPALRSLNWKGRFLVIGFAAGPIPKIPLNLVLLKGIDVQGVHWGAFVRNEPEAHARNQARLLALVAEGRLTAKVHGVYPLERAAEALGVLSRREAVGKVLLRP
- a CDS encoding DUF2474 family protein yields the protein MDGGAPDAPAPLWRRLLWFATLYGASLLALGLVASVLRAWLRAG
- the sufA gene encoding Fe-S cluster assembly scaffold SufA; this translates as MPTSFKVMSLTEAAAERVRRIIADADRPIAGIRVGVKNGGCAGMSYTMEYAEERRPGEDVVEDRGVRVFIDPKAVLFLLGTEMDFQTTKLSSQFVFHNPNQTSACGCGESVAITPAKPEALQEAGA
- the rpmE gene encoding 50S ribosomal protein L31, with product MAKTAAKKPTEHPDYHFIKVVMTDGTEYTTRSTWGKEGDTLNLDIDPTTHPAWTGGEQKLMDRGGRVSRFNSRFGNLTFGKK
- a CDS encoding lipopolysaccharide biosynthesis protein; this encodes MTVRPPARLARLLTGSAALAAIRLGGAGFGFVAQAFLARFVGAHDLGLFYAATSLAIVAGLLATQGYTQIASRFAARYRSPARRRLFAAFVATARRDSLAAAALFSGLIAGASLLAPGLDATTRHCGLLAGLLVLATTSLTLFTNLAGAIRLFGLCYVPEGIVRPAVFLVLVVGLRLAWPGATGDAVTALFTGLTVLIAVVQLRLLLPHLPPRRAPGRSARRLRRRWRREAHSLMLLSIYTNIFADLGILCVTPFLPKAEVAVFGLCLKLALLVGYVVQVTQQMAVPDLADARRAGDHAAMRRIVCRSLALPGAATLAALAAVLVAGAPLLSLFGPEFPHGAAALAILVGSQLLRALAGPSAHLVTLTGAQGLNARLCVLALLVLVAANLALTPAFGVTGAAGAVLASYAAWILATALVLRRLGEIRTDALSLLPGARRAAPTREGARGRAVLSGG
- the cydB gene encoding cytochrome d ubiquinol oxidase subunit II — protein: MVEHLDLTVVWAFVIAFAVFAYIVMDGFDLGIGILFPAFRPGEERDTAMNSVAPVWDGNETWLVLGGGGLFAAFPLAYAVLLPALYAPVIAMLLGLIFRGVAFEFRWRDPGHRAFWDLAFTGGSLVAALAQGIALGAMLQGIAVEGRAYAGGWWDWLSPFSLLVGLGLLCGYALLGATWLVMRTRGPLQERARRLSARLGAATIAAIFLVSAVTPFLEGQYWQRWFAMPHVLLTAQVPLLVGLAAFAFFRALRQGAERAPFLIALGLFLLSFVGLGISIYPDVVPGRISIWDAAAPRASQVFMLAGASVLIPIILAYTAYAYWVFRGKVDATGYH
- a CDS encoding ABC transporter transmembrane domain-containing protein codes for the protein MASDDTARSRATLPRASLGALKPLIPFALRYRGRIAAALVALVAAAGATLVVPIAIRRVVDLGFAHQGAAMIDAYFGALIGVVGLLALASAGRYYFVVTLGERVIADLRAAVFARLTVLDPAFFDQARSGELVSRLTADAAQVKSVFGVSLSILLRNAFLFLGAVAMMVWTSPRLSVLVLAAIPVIVFPLILSGRGVRRRSRAAQDRLADASAYATEAVGAVRTMQAFGMGPATAARFAAASEQAFLAARGSARARALLTGVAIFLVSASVVGVLWYGAQGVARGTMTAGQLSQFVLYAVFGASALGQLSEVYGELTLAAGAAERLGEILRTEPAITAPADPLALPEPPRGEVAFERVRFAYPARPDRSALHDVSFTVAPGERVAIVGPSGAGKSTVLQLLLRFYDPDSGQVRVDGIPVNRADPDALRRRLSLVPQDPTVFSGSVLDNIRYGRPQASEAEVTAAAAQAHADGFIRALPEGYATLVGERGVTLSGGQRQRIAIARAILKDAPILLLDEATSALDAESERAVQAGLDELMRGRTTLVIAHRLATIRAANRILVLDDGRVVEEGTHDGLLARGGLYAQLAALQFGDAGGEGRARLVAV
- a CDS encoding GbsR/MarR family transcriptional regulator — encoded protein: MQLPPLVQTFVLHFGEMGSRWGINRTVGQIYALLFVAERALNADEIVERLGLSRSNVSMGLKELQAWNLVRLLHRPGDRRDYFSTPEDIWQIVRTLVEERKKREVDPTLTMLREILMQEPRSPEERHAQGRLAEMHDLFELFANWYGEVRRLETERLVQLLRLGARVQKVLEAKDRVLGAVPRRRKPDPA
- a CDS encoding cytochrome ubiquinol oxidase subunit I, whose amino-acid sequence is MLSTLDALLLARIQFGFTVAFHIIFPAFSIGLASYLAVLEGLWLATGRSVYLDLFKYWVKIFAVAFAMGVVSGLVMSYQFGTNWSVFSDKAGPVLGPLMAYEVLSAFFLEAGFLGVMLFGMSKVGPRLHFLATLAVAVGTFFSAFWILSVNSWMQTPQGYGSNAAGQLIPLDWWAIIFNPSFPYRLVHMVLAAYLTTALVVGAVGAWHLLRDCRRAVGGPSEGARTMFSMAMWMAALVAPVQIAAGDAHGLNTLEHQPAKVMAMEGHFESHPAGAPLILFGLPNQAAGRVDYALEIPRLSSLILKHDLDAPLKGLDTVPRENWPPVPVVFWSFRVMVGLGFLILFLGLLSLLARLRGRLYEWPPLHRFAVAMGPAGFVAVVAGWITTEVGRQPFTVYGLLRTADSASPLSAPAVAGSLIAFVLIYFAVFSMGVLYILRLMSKPPSYGEPGVEAGKPIRTAGITPAPSVDPDRAMQPAE
- the rcdA gene encoding protease adaptor protein RcdA → MVGMDVMFRDPRDTVNFGETFVSSEAFRTLFREGMTLVEETAAYLDGPGRDESRLLSRHAALTYASESMRLTTRLMQIASWLLVQRAVAEGELTLSEAQQEKTRVRLGASESQDLPAAAVAELPLTLQALIGHAKRLHARIRHLDSLISDDRPTPAPRESPVFAQQDLLRAAFRSA